The following nucleotide sequence is from Candidatus Flexicrinis affinis.
GCCCCCGTTCGACGCCGTGCCGCTCATGGATGCGGCAGCCACCCGCGACCCCGTCAGCGGAAACATCTACGTGAGCATTGTCAACCGTGATCCCGAGGACGAGCTCGAGCTGACGATTGCAGGAGTCACGCGGAAAGCTCCATCGCCGATCACATGGGTCTGCGGCTCCTCGCCACAGGCGACGAACTCCGAGGACGACCCTAGAGCCGTCATGCTCGAACGCGGGATGTGGACGGCAAGCGACGCGACGCTGCGCGTTCCAGCCCATTGTGTGATGATGGTCGAGATTTCATCCGACTAGCTTATTGCCTTTTCGGCGCTCAACGTTTGGGGTAGAGCTGTTTCAGCATTCGCTCGACTGCGCGTCTCATGCGGCGTGCATGCAGCGTATTCCGGGCTGAAGTCCCGTTGGGGTCACTGCTTTACACTCTCTTGAAGACGCAATTCGCACGATTATCACCCGCCTCTACGCGGGTTTCGTGTTTCAGAATCCTGCACACAACGTCCCGAAGCCGGACCGCAACGCCCAGCTCATCGAGCGCCATGCTGCTGGCGAAGGACTGTCCGACCTCGCGCGCGAGTTCGGGATTTCGCCTCAGCGTGTCTGGCAGATTGTGCGAAAGGATCACGTAGACAGAACCAGAAATGTAAAATAGCAACGGTAACTGCTGAAACTGGAACACTGCTTATCACGTGGGACTAGGATGTAGGTTCAATCCACGGTACTCTGCTGTCGGGATAACCCTCACTAACATAACCCTGGTGTCCGGAATCCGTCCGAACGTACCACCATACTAGGTTTCCTCGTTGCCCGCCTGTGCATATCGGACCGCCAAGAATTATCCCCTCGGAACGCTCTGGTACTCGCGTAACTCTGGGAGGGCCATTTGGGTCTGTCCAAACGCTTGTGGGGCCATCGCCGACAGGCACGACATAACGATCGCCAATTTTGAAGTGCGGACCGTATGCTCCTGAGCAGCTGAACCGCAGCCGCACTTGTGAGACGGGAAGAGGTTCGCTGCCTGAGACAACTCTCAGGCGACTTGTGTCCTGATTCGGTTGTATCCAATCCGCACTAACCCAACCGATAACCCCAACATCAACTTGAAACCATGTTCCGCTAGAGTTCTTCGCGATGAGCCGCACGGTCTCACCTTCAGATAAGCGAAAAACTATGTAGCTGCTGGGATTAGCCGTTCTTCGAACGTTAAGTCGTGCTGCTCGAACAGTCCCGGATACATAAGTCGAGTAGACATTGCTCGGTGGGTTTGTCTCTGTCGCTGCACTTGTGGCACTTGCAGTGGGCCGTGACGCCCGTGTAGGAGAATACGTATTGGTTCTCGTTGGTTGTGGAGGCATGGTGCCTGTAACAACTGAAGCGACCTGAAGAGTGGGTGAAATGACCGCTTGCAAGGTATGCGCCGTTGCTTGGGTCGGGGCAGGGCTTGCGGCATCGGCAACGAGTATAGTCGCTGCTGGTGCTGCGGTCTGCGTGTCTACCTGAGTAGCCTGTGCCCTATGTAACGCGCTAACAAAACCCGACGAAACTTGGTATAGGAACGGAGAAACTAGAAGCAGGACTATCATCTGATAGGGCTTCAAGCGCAGGAACCGATGCCGACGACAGTAGGGACAGAAATGAGAACCACTGGGAATTATTGGCTTTGGCTCACCCAGATGGTACCTGCACTGGACATCGCGGCGCGCGAACAGTCCAACCATGTTTCAACTTCCCTCACGGGTTCCTCTATCCTTCCGACAGATCGAAACCGAGGTCGGCAGCCACCTTTTTGATATTGTCAAGCAAGGCGTTTTGTCTTGTCTCGAGCTCATCCCTCTGAACAGGCTCGTGTATGGCAATCACCTTTCCTCCACCGACAGCACGATCCAGCGCATCAAACTGGAGTTCAAGAACGTCGAGATCCTTCTGGAGCTGCTCCATCCGCCTAAGGAGTTTCGACCGTCTGTCGGCTTCAACGGCTTGCAGGGTGCCAGGGGCTCGGTCAGTAACCAAACGTCGGTCATTCAAGTCGAGTGGCGCTGCCTGGACTTCTACTCTTGATTGAGCTTTCCAGGTCTTCTTCAATCGCTTCATTGCAAAGTCACCAACCCGGATCAAGAACTTTATGCCTTCAGGCAAGAATATGCTCTCCATTGCGACCGGCTCCTTGGGTACTGAACTAGAACGAGGCATCTTGTTGCGCGGGCTTGGACGTAGTCTGGGAGTAATTGCGAAGTGCATTAGTAGCGACGACACAAGAAGTGCTCCCGACGTCACAACTAGCCCAGCGTTGGTGGTGATTGGATGAGGGGGCACCACGAGATCGGTCCCTGGCGTGGCCGCTGGATCGACAGTCACGATCACATTGTTCACCACGACTGTCACTGGTTCCGGCATGTGTACGCGTCCGACATCAACGACTATGCTCTCCCCTGGAAAGTCGTTCGCGAATCCAAAACTATTCGCAACTCGAAATTCGAACTCCTTGGCCTCTCCAAGATCGGCCGAAGTTGTAATAAGCCCAATCATCGATCCATTTATGCTGATTCCAAGCGTTGCTGTTGTTGCTGTAGCCATGCTGTCGATATCGTCGACAACAATCCCTCTTATAATCACTTTCTCGAAAACCCGCAGTGCCGCGACAGCCCCAGTCAAGATTGCCGCGAGGAAGCAGAGCGCAACGAGCGTGTTGGTCCAGGTCTTCATCGGATAGTATTTGTGGCCATCCTTAAACCCTCCCCGCTGCGGTTACTCTTCGCTAGCGTCCGCGCCGTATGGCGATCCCAGACCAACTACGTACATTATTACGCCTAGCGTAAAACCAAGGGTCATATACACGAATATCTCTCGGAGATCAGTCAGGTAGACGTATACGATTGCCGTCACGAGGGCAGCCGCATTTGTGAAAAACACATACCAAACAAGCAGATTACTTGATACCAACATGCGCACCACCAGTAGAGACGCAAACCCGACGACGCCTCCAACAAGCAGTACCAGAGGTATCGACACGAAATCGAGCGTATCCGGAACAAAGCGAAGTGCTCCAGTTTGGAGCATGACAAAGGCGATGCTTGCTGGGATAAACGCCCCGTAGAACGCGATCCAGCCTCGCATACGTGACGTGCTTTCACCCGAGATGTTCCGCCGAATCTGATAGTGGTTGATAACTAGTATCGCGATAATTACGAGGTATGGAAAAATCGAGAGAACTAAGGACAGAATAAATCTCAGAACTTCACCTACTATTTCGTTCATTTCACGTACTCCTACCCCAGAATCGACGACGTCGATTGCGGTTTCGACTGTTTTCCTCGTTTTCGCTACTCTGATTACCGCTCACCTGGTTCCAGTTCCAGGCATAGACCGATTCAGCAATTCTTACCAAATCTGGTGACAATCTGCCACGAGAAAGTACTTGGACTACGCTGTGTTGCGCGTCGAGACTCAGATTCCTGAATTCAGTAGCACACTTGCTGCGAAGCATATCCTCGAATTGAGAGTATAGTCCGTCAGGATCACGCCGGCCAATTGCGTCGGCCAGCTCGCTCAGTCCGTCAATTACTCTGTGGTCACCATTTGCCAGGAACCGCACGGCAGTTTGCAGGTACGTATCTAACACTGGCATGAAGAATGGAAGGAAATCTCGTTGATCACCATACGACACTACTGTTTTGAGAATCGGGGCATAGAAGTAGACGTTGCCTCCCAAGACCGGAATAAGGCGCAATAGTTCACCAGCGATTTCAGTGCCCTCTGATCCGAAGGCATCAAGCAATTCCTTGAGGAAAAGCATCCTGGGCAACTGCGGTGTTCCAAGCGACAACGCCCTAGCGGTTCCCACGATTTCCGACTTCTCTGTACGAAAATCGGCGATCAACTCGCGTACGGACTTCAAACTTGGCGACCCTAACGAGAAGTGCTCAAACGTCAGTCCCGTAGATTGAAGTGCATTGGAATAATTGACCCATACGACAGTCGTGGCCAACTTCACATTGCGCCGTTCGGCCGCAACACGGTATATCGCGTCAAGCGCACTCACGGAGAGACTACGAACTAGACTGGGCTCTTTTTCAAGTTTGTCGAGCCAACAGTTAGCTACGGGTTCCGTCGTAGGGTCACCCCTAAATACCAGCCTAATCGAATCGCGTCCAGCGATGTAGAAGTTGCTTTGTTGGCAGGCGAGATCCGCAACCCAAATCAGCCAGTTGTAGTGTTTCCCCATCCACTCAAACGACTCATATAGCAGATCACCTCCACCAGTGTAAACATCTGAGCGCGCCCCGGAAACCAGGTTTGTCAAGACCTTCTGTGGGCGGCTTGGTGCAACGTTGTTACGCCAGAGCCACGACAAGCGTGCAACCTCTTGAACGGTCAGCTTGGCACTCGCCATCGCAGCAAACAACGCTTTGGCACGATCTGTCGTGGTCATGCATATGTCAAGCAAGAGTCTGTGGGTATGCTCGTCCATGTGTCTCGGCAGTATGTTTGACCTACTAAACATCTCAACAATGTGTGCCATACCAACATGTACCGATTGTTCCCTTACGGCTCTCTCAACAAGATGGAGAATAAGTTGCTGAACAAACGATTTCGACGGCGAGATCGCTAGGTCTGCGATAACCTCGATTCGCCTCGTAACTGTTGTTGGATCGGAGAATTCGAGGAGACTTCCTGTCAGCACTTCCAGAACAGTGTTGTGAATTGACGCGCCAAATTCACTTCGAAATAAGTCCCTATTGCCTTCAAGCAAGGACAGCAGCTGCAAGTCCGGGTTTGAATTCCCATATGAGTTTTCGCTCGATCCCGCGTAAACCGCGGAGATCTCCTTGCGTAATATCTTGAATCGATCTTGTGGCGATAAAAACCTCTTGAAGCGCACCGAGGAACCGATTTCCTGCGCATTGACAGGCAAGCGAGCGTCAGAGACAACGCTTTCCAACCTGGGTTGAACATCAGCAAACTCGGCAATCACGTCCAGAAATTCACCTACGCGCTCTAGCTCAGACACGTCCTCCGAGGGAAGATGCAGACGCTCGACGACGGTACGAAGATTGCCACCCTCCTCACGATTCGTCTTTCTGTCTAGCCAGAGCACATAGTTCAACCCTTGAGGCTGTGTGTTGAGCTTTGCCTCGGGCACAAGTTGGATCTTGTATTCTGCGACGACGGACCCGCCGTCTACAAACGACAAGCGTGTGCGATGCCGGCTTTGAGGCTTGGTAGTAGACGTCGCGAACGAGAGCAACTTGCGATATGGTGGGGGAAACAAGGCGTATACCGTATCAATGTAGTCCAGCCGAGTCTGAAGATCGTCTGTACCTATGATTTGTGCGTAGCCCTTTTCCACTAGCTTCGCGAATAACGTAATCGACTCGACGGGCCGCTCGGTAAACACACGACCTGCAATTTCCGATATCTTCGTGAGTCCTTCACTTACGTCCAGAACGGCATCCTCCACAGGGACGGATGGACGGGATGTGCGCTGTCGCAATGGAGCGACACCTTGAAGTTCACTTCGGATCAGAAGCGTTGGGTAGCCCGAGAGTTGTTCAAAGGTCTCTGACGAAATCCAATAGCACCTACGCAGAAGAGGATAAGATCTCCCTTCGTTGTCGTACACTTCGCCAAGCGCGGACTGAAGCAAGACATACGAATCATTTATCGCTCGCAAGGCGAAGCAGGTATGAGGTGATGCCTTGGTAAGCCCGCCATCATCAGACTCTAGCAAGAACCTGCGTGCCAATTCCGCCTTCGTGATCTCCATGTTCCTTGAGATAGCAGTAATTCCGGTAACCTCGGCAGATACTCGATCCCCTGATTGCTTCAGTATCGGACCGATCTCGAAGTAAGGCACGTGAATGTGCTTGCCACTCGTTTCCATCAGCTACCTTAGGCGACCCAGTAAACGCGACCAGAGTGGTTTGCGTCCACGGTCTTCGCTGGCCGAGTTCAACAGCCACTCAAGAGCATCGCGGATCCCGTAGGGCTCAATCTTGTGGGGATCGATGACTCGGCCTGTATCTGTATCAAGTCTTGAGACTAGTCTTCTATCGTGATTTCGCATTACACCAATCGCACTAGTTGAGAACCAACGCTCACTGATATGTGGGTTTGTCCTGCAAAATTGTTCAATACGGCGAATCGCGAAGGTGCCAATAATCTTCTTGGCAAATGCCTTCACGTCTACTTGTTGTAGACCATACTTGTCCATTTTTGTCAGGCAGAACGCAATATAGACCTTAGTTGGCGTCGCGCCCTTTTCACTCTTGCGCTGGATCTCAATTCGATTGAAGATGGAATTGATAATTGTGTAGTATTTTCCTTGGCGCTCTCCTTCGAGATCCTGACCACCAGTCACTTCCTCAGCTCTCGTCCAAGTCTCATCCGGATCGATCAGAAACATGATTCCTGTGCACCTGCCGATGTAGTCTATCGTCTTACTAGTGAATGCATCGTTAGCGCCACCCGGCATTGAATCTCCGCCAGGTGCGTCAAATACCTGCAATCTCATGGGGGGATAGATGCCTTCCACAAAGCCCAAAGTACTACCATAGGTTGATACGTCAAATGCAAGCTCTAAGTACGTTGGCGTAGCCGGCGGCAGGATTCCGTTCTCATAAAGATCTTTTTGGAGGGGTTCAATAAGGTCAAGGGTCGCGTAATTCGCGGGAAGGAACTTCCATCTGGAGTTCAACATCGCTCGATCGAGAGTAAGAAGTGAAACGGTCTTTCCCGAGCGCGGGAAACCCAGAAGACCCAGGTTAATTCGGTCATGAGCATCATCTGTAATCTGCGTCTTTTCAATATGATTGGCAACAAGTTCGTCAACTGAGAGACCCGGGCGTACTTCTTTAGACATTACTCACGTCCCCTAGTAAGTCAATTTTCTAGAGAATACCATAGTCGACTAGAGTCCCCCAACTCAACATTCCGGGTACAGGTCACCGTATGTCCAAGTAGTCTGCAAAAGTCACCCAACGGTGTGAATCTTGTGAGAAGAATGTGTGTCGCCTTGTACTATTACCAGTCCGATTGACTTCGCTGACCAGTTTGCTACGATGCGGGTATGGCATCACCCGAAGTCCCGCTTCAAATCGACCTGTTCACCGGCGAACTCGCCGATACCCGCAGCGATCATCAGAAGCGGAGAGATCGCGACCGTACAGCGCCGCAGCAGATGCAGATGTTTCGGGCGGCCGAGATCGTCGGAACGCGGCCCCGGCTCAAGCCGGCGTATGACGACTGGAAGGAACGGGCGACGATCGCGCCGCTAGTCCTCGAAGCAGAAGACACCCGTACACTCGAAGAAGTCGAGCGCGACCTGATGCGCGAAGCCGAACGGCTCACCGCTCCGATGTTCGGTAAGGAATCCGCAGCAGACGTTTCAGCGCCTCAACAAAGCGCCCTCATCTTTGATCTGCAAGCATATCGCCGAGCCGTTGGACTGCGCGAGGCAATCCGCATGTCGAATCTCCCCGTCAGGAAGCGCCTGTACACCACCCATGACGAAAGAGGCACCCGATAGACTGCGGTCGAGCGAATTCGATCCGCAGCAGATCGAAGCGTTCGCGCGAACGTTCGTCTCGCGGCGAGACTGCTACCCAATCCAGAAAGCAGATGGAAGCTACCGCTCGGTCGCCAATCCGCTGCTGCCGCAAATCATGTCTGCACACTTCGCTGGCCTGATCACATTGGGTGCGTATGCGCTCGACCGGCGAAGTCACGCCCGATGGCTATGCCTCGATGTAGACGACGATGAAACGTGGTCAAGGGTGACGGCAATGGCTAGCTCACTCGGCAGCGAAGGCGTCGCAACCTACCGCGAGTCGTCACGGCGCGGCGGACATCTGTGGTTCTTCTTCGAGTACTCGATTTCCGGCGAAAAGGCGCGGCGATTCGCACGCGAAGTACTACGCCGGCACGAGATCGGAGGCGTGGAAATCTACCCGAAGCAGGATCGATTGCTCACAGGACCGGGTTCGCTAATGCGCCTGCCGCTAGGTGTCCATCGCGTAACGGGCCAGCGGTACCCGTTCGTCGACTCGGAAGGCGAGCCAATCGCTACTACAGTGCGAGACCATGCGGAGATCCTCTCTAGTCCCAAACGCGTCCCGATCGCGTTCGTCGAGCAGGTCATGAAGGATGCACCCCGCGCCGAATTCGTGCGTCCGTCGAAGTCATTCGAGGCTCTATCGACCGCGCCAGTGGGAAATACGCCATCCGAACGCATCAAGAACCGGATATCGGTCCGCGACTTCGTAAGTCATTATGTCGATCTGGACGCAGCCGGACGCGGCTTGTGTCCATTCCACGACGATCACGTCTACAGCTTTGGCGTGAACATCAAGCACAACTTCTGGCACTGCTTTGCCGGCTGCGGCGGAGGCAGCGTCATTGACTTCTGGATGCGCTGGCGACGGCTAAACAATCAGGATGACAGTTTCATCGCGACAATCCAGGACCTGGCGAAGATGCTGCTGGACTGACTCAGGGCACTTCACGTGCCATGGTTCGAACCCCTACCCTGCCCACTCCTGCCTATTGACAGCGACCGGTCGGGTATGCTGTGATGGACTCGGTACCAATTCGGTACCACCTATGTCCCAAACCCAACGCACACGACAACCGAATGAAAAGCAGGTCAAGTTTCTGGTACCCGCGCACTTGAAGCGCGAACTGGAGAACTTGGCTGTCGCACGTAACGTGGCGCTATCGGCGCTGCTGAGGCTGATCGTGACCGAGTACGTGCGTCGGTCCAGCTAGAACTATGGTCATTTCAATCGTCAACCAAAAAGGTGGGGTCGCGAAGACGACGACGGCCATCAATCTTGCAGCCGGTCTGGCCGAGCACGGCTGCCGCGTACTGCTCATCGACGCCGATCCGCAAGCGAACGCATCGCGCGTATTCACGCATCCCGAGCATGAGCTCGAACTTGAACGCACGCTGTACAGTGTCATCGTGAAGTTCGCTCCGCTCGCCTCCATCGTGCGGCCCACAGCGATCCCGAATCTGTCCTTGGCTCCCTCACATATTCGACTTTCAGGCGTCGACCTCGAACTTGCACAAGCGCTCGATAATCGCAGTGCGCGCCTTAGGCAAGCCGTAGACGCGATCCGAGGCCAGTTCGACTACATCCTGATCGACAACGCGCCGTCGCTGGGCTTGTTGGCCATCAACGCACTCGTCGCCAGTGACCGGCTGATCATCCCGGTTTCGACCGCGTTCTTCGCCTTGACCGGTCTGGTACAGCTTCAGGAAACGATCTCGATGGTGCGTCAGACCAATCTCAACCCCAAGCTGGACATCCTCGGGGTCCTCTGCACGTTTGCAGATCACACCAACGTCTCGCGTGACGTCGAGAAGCAGCTGCGCGAGTTCTTTGGAACCACGGTATTCAAGTCGGTCATCCCGAAGAATGTCGCGCTTGAAGAGGCGCACTCCCATCACACCGCGATCTTCCAGCATTCCCCCCGCAGTGTGGGTGCCCAAGCCTATCGTGCGCTCGCAAAGGAGGTCATCACCCATGAGTAAGTCTGGCCTGGCTGACAGTCCACTGTTCACCCGCACGGATCAACCGCAGGCCGTGCGTCTCGTCCAGCAGCAAGTCGGTGAGCGTTCAGTTGATCGTTCGAACGAACGACCGGTCGAACGACCGAACGATCCATCGCCTGAGGTACAGATTCACACGCCGTCGCGTCCCTACCATCGTTACAGCTTCGACATCTACGACGATCAGGTGGCAGCAATCGATGAACTCGTCTTCCGTCGCCGTCAGAAGGGAAAACGCATGACAAAAGGGGAAGTCATGCGAGAGCTCCTGGACCGTGCGTTGCAGTCGACCGAGTGAACGATCGAACGAACGAACGACCGTTCGAACGATGATCCGTTCGTGTGTTCGTTCGAACGCCTTCGGCGCCTCTTGACGCCCCAATCGGCCATGTGTCAGGATATCTTCAGAAGCCTTTCCAGTCAGTATGAGATGCGAACGGTACCGTGGCAGGTGCTATCGCCTAGGGGAAGCCCGAACGGAACGCTGGAAAGCCGGTCGCTGCTAGAGAAAAAAGAATAGCCGGAGATTGCCGAAGCGCCGCTTTCAAGTTCGACACGATTTCAGATTTCTGGACACGCATCGCAACTAAGGCTCAGAAATTGAAAATTACGGATTTGCGCCAGCAAATCAAAGTGTTGAATCCCCGCCTGCCATTGGTCGCCGAGCACGGGGTTAGCCTCAAACGAATAACACGGAAACCCCGCTACAACCCCCAAATCAAAGCCCGCAGCAGGACAACGGTCTCAGACTGTATCAACCCTGTGCGGTTGCGCTGGTGTGTGCGAATTTTGTCGCCCTCCTCACAGAGACTGCCTGCACACGGCTTGCGGCTGGCTCTGAAGCGCCATCCCCTTCGCACGTCGTGTCATTGCAGCCCCCGTCGTCGGACGACCCCGCGTCGGTCTTTGTCGGCCTGGTGAACCGTCCGCCAAATCCCGACTGCGACGGTTTCCCCGCCACCATCTGGTGCCCGTACCGGGCTTGATGGTGGCGGCCGCGGCTCGGCACGCTGCGCCTCACACGCTGTAATCCGTCGCAGTCGGGCTACGCCCGACGCGGGGACGGCGAATATGTGCTCGATCGCGCGCATTCCGGCCGCGCTTATATGGTGTCGACGCGACGAAATTCGTGACTCCGAAAACAAACAACCCAAGCGAAAACTCATACCTATCCAAGCTCGATGCCTGTCGATTTGGGTACGGTTTCAGAAACCGCATTCTGAAAACTGATGTGGTTCTGATGGATAAAATCCGTGATACGATGTCACGAAATCTTCGAGTGGGGAGATCAATACTGTGCCGCGCCGCTACTACGATGACGACTACGTGTACGGTGAGTTCGTCGGTTGGGCATTGGTCCTGACTGGATCGGCACTGGCCACGCTTGCCAAGGCTCTGCGCCTGAAACCGGAGCGGTACCGGCCCGTTGCACCGGACGTGCCGCGGCACATCGGGCGCGTCGAGGGTCTGCTCGGCAGTATGGGTATCGATTGGTCGAACGCTAAACTTCCCAAGATCGACATCACCAACCTCACGCGTCCACAAGTATCTTGGGATCCCGGCGACCGGCCGCAGCTGGTCAAACACGATACGGGCGAAACATTCGCCTTTCCTCGGATCAACGGCAAGCCCGCAACGTATTCCGTATCCGTTGCGAAAGGCCCGTTTTCGGAAGCGGCAAGTCTTGGCTTGATTCAGACACTGGCTGGAATCTGTCCACGCCTCTCGTATGAGATCGTCGCCGATGGCAAGTCGCTGACCTGGCAGATTGTGGATTACGAAGGTAACTACAGTCCGTCAACGATCATCGATACCATCAAGACGAATGTGCCGAGCGCGGTCGTCACGGTCGGTGATCCGTTGCACGAGATAGAGCGGCAATATCCCTTCTACCGCCAGCTCATCACATTTGGATTGGCCAATGAGTATCCCGCGCCGATCCCGTATCTCGCGGACCTCAAAGACGGCGACCCGCTGTTGACGCTGACAAGCCGCATGAATCTCCTACGTGCTGACCTCGAAGAGCGCGTGAAGCTTCAGCTGCTCGTGTTCGTGGCCAGCGATGAAGCTGTCGATCGCAGCACGAAACGCCTTGTCGAAGGGATCGTCAAGCCGCTCTCCGGCTTGTACAAGACAAACGATCCGTTCAGCGGCATGGACAAGACCAAGCTGAACACTAAGCTCGCAGGACCGCTGTATCACTGCTTCCTCGCTGTCACGCTTGAGAGCCGCGAAGAGCGCCGCCTTAACGAACTGGCGGCGTTCGCACACGA
It contains:
- a CDS encoding SH3 domain-containing protein gives rise to the protein MQAVISPTLQVASVVTGTMPPQPTRTNTYSPTRASRPTASATSAATETNPPSNVYSTYVSGTVRAARLNVRRTANPSSYIVFRLSEGETVRLIAKNSSGTWFQVDVGVIGWVSADWIQPNQDTSRLRVVSGSEPLPVSQVRLRFSCSGAYGPHFKIGDRYVVPVGDGPTSVWTDPNGPPRVTRVPERSEGIILGGPICTGGQRGNLVWWYVRTDSGHQGYVSEGYPDSRVPWIEPTS
- a CDS encoding ParA family protein → MVISIVNQKGGVAKTTTAINLAAGLAEHGCRVLLIDADPQANASRVFTHPEHELELERTLYSVIVKFAPLASIVRPTAIPNLSLAPSHIRLSGVDLELAQALDNRSARLRQAVDAIRGQFDYILIDNAPSLGLLAINALVASDRLIIPVSTAFFALTGLVQLQETISMVRQTNLNPKLDILGVLCTFADHTNVSRDVEKQLREFFGTTVFKSVIPKNVALEEAHSHHTAIFQHSPRSVGAQAYRALAKEVITHE